CCATCGCGGTGGGGTCCAGGGGCGTGTCGCCGGTGCCGTGGTACTACCACCCttccacgacgccgccgccgccgccgcaggccgCGCACTACGGCCACGGCGCTCACCAGCAGTACCACGGCGTTCTCCCGTTCTACCCCGCCGCCGCCAACTACGGGTACGTACGCACGTCGCATCCTAGCTGCACCTCCTGCCTCACGTAGTatattcttcttcctcctcgcgacgGCAATGCTTTTGGACTGCCGGCGCCTCGCGAGAGTTCTCTGTTGCGTAGTACGAGGATtcgtgtccggcggcggcggctgagcGTGACCGGCGCGTGTCGCGCTGGCATGCAGGCGGCCGGCGAGGCGGCGTGGTCCCCGGCCGTCAGGGGGCGCGGGGACCTGATGGCGTGGGCACATGCGCGGCAGTGGCTCGCAGCACGCGACGCGACAAGGGAGGCACGGGCACAGGCTGGACCTGGACCGGACCGCGCCCCTCGGCCAGCTGCCTCGTCGTGCCCTCACGTGCCCACGTGCCGGCCTGCACGGCAGCAGGGGGAAAAAGATTACATAaacgaaaagaaaagaaaactaatTACCCGATCTGACTTTCCTTGTCCTGTTTTTACAGCATCAATCAATATTAAACTGACTGCATCTCAAAAAATATATTAAACTGACCACTGATTTGTCTGCTTTGTGGGTTCATTCAGCTACTCCCCAAACTACGTCACTGACCTGAGCTACAACGCGGTAAGTTACCTACCAAAAATGTTACTACTACCTTATGCTGCTGCAGTGTCACTCATGGTAGATCGAGAATTAACGATTGTCACTTTGCTGCTTCCGTGACGTGACAGCAGAAGCTGGGccaggcggcggcgacggcgcctGGCGCGGGCGGGTCCTACATGCAGCCGCAGGGGCACTTCTCGtacccggcggcggcggcgcatggAGGCATGCTCGCGCCCAACGGCATGATGCCCGTGTACCCCTACTACCACTACCACTACCACGGCTCGCAGGGGCTGGGCGTCCCGGCCGCGCACTTCTTCCCGCCGGTCTCCGCCGCCGTGCCCACCGTGCCCGCCATCATCTCAAAGCCCACAGTCATGGTGCCCCCCAAAGGTAACCAACTTGGTCATCTCAAAGCTAGATTGCTAGTACTGTAGTAGGATTAATTTAGGAAGAGTGAAACGAACGAAAACCAGTAGCAGTACTGCTGAAACATCACGTCCCAGCTAGCAACCACCAACGTGCAACACAGCTTTGTGATTGTATGAAATTGTATAGGCGCCATCTTAATATTTGCCGCGAAAGCTGGCGAGATCTGATCTTTTTTTGCACTGTACGTACGTGTGCGCAGTGGAGCAGGTGGCTGGGTGCAGCTGAAGGCACGGTGACGGTGCGAGGAGTTAAAAGGAGGCCAACCAAAAGGTGCTCGCCCGAGATCTGTCTGTCTGATTATAACAAGCTGCTgcacaacaagaagaagaagcgcTCGTCCACGTTCAATTCGTTCAATTCCCTCTAACTCCGTGCGCCCATGGGGTGGGCGCACGGCCCAGCAAAGTCTGTAACAAAGATTAttccgtctctctctctctctcgtttacCAACGTATTTTCAGTGGTAAACCCTTTTACCAAGTCGTCTGTAGTCCCATCGCTGCAAGGGGCAGCGAACCTGAATAAAATCGTCGTAATCTTCGGTCATTCTCTTGAGCTCGCAATGGTGTGTGCCTGAGCTCGCTGAGTTGGTAAACTTAGTATCACATTGCGTCTCTACTTCGAAAACAGAACTTTGAGAGACAATCACAGATTGTCGGTAATGCAAGACCATGTTAAAGTGAGCGTCATTACCGGCTCTCACGCGTAAAAAGAACGCAGGGTACCAGATTTCTATCACAAAGAAATCGGCGCAGGATACCAGATTTCTATCACAAAGAAATCGGCTCCGAAACCGGCTCTCATGATTTATCTCGTGAGAAATTTGGAGCGAGAGAAATGCACGCATGTTCCGTAATACCGCGGTGCCGGTAGGGGTTTTTGTTGCTAGAATCAAAGATATATCCAAACTATGGTGTCTTGCAGGGGCAAAGTATTTGAATAATGTAGCGCCGCGAGAGCAATGTGTTGTAATTCGGCTATTTGCCAAAAACCTCTAACCCTTCTTCTTAACCAATGAAAGTGGCAAGTCTTTTGCCCAGTtttaaaaaagaaaaaatatgagAACGACAGTTGCTGGCTGAACTCCACACGATGGAGGTTTCAATGGTGCTATCCACTTTTGCTCAACACATGAACGGCTTGATGTGCTGCATCGCTTCAGAAATAGTTCAGGCTGTGTCGTGTGTGTAGCAGCGTTCAATCGGCTCAACTCTACTATTGTCAAATGAGATTAATTGAGCATATATTAGTGTATCTAGCCGCATAGTTGGGGGGGATTTGGCATATGTTCAACATGCATGAACATGCTATTCCCCTGTATTTAGGCACGCAATGGGATTTCGGAATTGGCTAGTCAACTGTATTTACGCACGCAATGTGTAAGAGAAAAAACGTGATATCGGCCGGAGCTCTGCTTCACTGCAGTTGTGCAATTTGTCATGCACTATTCTCGCACAACCCTCCATGAAAGTGTGCTGCGGAGAAAGTTTTAGCGCACAACCCTCCATGAAAGTGTGCTGTGGAGAAAGTTTTAGCTTGAAATTTGTCTACAGACAAATCAAGAGATGAATACCTGAGTCATATACATGGCAAAGTTCATACATACGACATAATTCACCAGAATAGAAGTCTCAAAACACGCTTGATGGAATCGTTCCCGATCCAAGAGACGGCACATAGTTCACCAGGCAACACAGCATCAGGCTTAAGGATTTGCCCTTACAAAGCTTCAACAGGCAAGAACATTAATTAGTCGGCGCCAGATTTGCGCCAAAAATCATTTGATGAGCTCCCTCAGAGAAAAATACTCTATAAGAACAAAACAATCACCAACAGTTAACCGTGACTAATTTGGAAAAAAGAACAGTGTCAACAAATTCAGTGTCATAATATATTAGGAGGTTCTTTGGCAAAGTTTGGTACATGCAATCTTCAAAAGAAGAGAACAGGAGTCATGAACTTACAATAACTGATGAATAACGGAAAACAATTTCCGAAAACTAAGCGTATCAACCAATGCTGGCAGTGTGAGCCACAGCTCACAATTCTCTAAACACAAAAAATTGTATTCTATTGATCATTTCCATTAGCAAAACAAAGTGCCTCTGCGATCCAAGGGAAAACTACAGGTATTATTGGACTTCTCTGTCCTTGTCATCCGGCTACATACAGCACAGAATCTGTTGCAATCGC
This genomic window from Aegilops tauschii subsp. strangulata cultivar AL8/78 chromosome 4, Aet v6.0, whole genome shotgun sequence contains:
- the LOC109757945 gene encoding probable RNA-binding protein ARP1 isoform X1; the protein is MTMLGQAQAQPAAAFGDTTLTKVFVGGLAWETHKDTLREHFERFGDILEAVIISDKLTGRSKGYGFVTFKEADAAKKACEDGTPVINGRRANCNLASLGAKPRPQPPHLLRPSPPTTPAPHHMPALPSPHHQPAPAIAVGSRGVSPVPWYYHPSTTPPPPPQAAHYGHGAHQQYHGVLPFYPAAANYGYSPNYVTDLSYNAQKLGQAAATAPGAGGSYMQPQGHFSYPAAAAHGGMLAPNGMMPVYPYYHYHYHGSQGLGVPAAHFFPPVSAAVPTVPAIISKPTVMVPPKVEQVAGCS
- the LOC109757945 gene encoding probable RNA-binding protein ARP1 isoform X2; its protein translation is MTMLGQAQAQPAAAFGDTTLTKVFVGGLAWETHKDTLREHFERFGDILEAVIISDKLTGRSKGYGFVTFKEADAAKKACEDGTPVINGRRANCNLASLGAKPRPQPPHLLRPSPPTTPAPHHMPALPSPHHQPAPAIAVGSRGVSPVPWYYHPSTTPPPPPQAAHYGHGAHQQYHGVLPFYPAAANYGYSPNYVTDLSYNAKLGQAAATAPGAGGSYMQPQGHFSYPAAAAHGGMLAPNGMMPVYPYYHYHYHGSQGLGVPAAHFFPPVSAAVPTVPAIISKPTVMVPPKVEQVAGCS